A window from Citrus sinensis cultivar Valencia sweet orange chromosome 3, DVS_A1.0, whole genome shotgun sequence encodes these proteins:
- the LOC127900709 gene encoding uncharacterized protein LOC127900709, whose protein sequence is MVADFRESVKDCKLEDVGCRGHRFTWSNRRFGPHYIEEILDRFMCNQKWRAEFYDWLATNLIHWESDHCPIMMVVQNRQRMLNYEKTSFNRIHYEDMWSSYDGCKNIMKREWLNWGDGSKDNPVQMFTKVSKSSMAHLKFWSKEAFGSREKKLKSLMKKLERAKQGNLQNDDRDDVRSIERHIQNLLIDEEVYWKQRFRADWLKVGDKNTKFFNHKASARKRKN, encoded by the coding sequence ATGGTTGCCGATTTTCGAGAATCTGTTAAAGATTGTAAGTTGGAGGATGTAGGCTGCAGAGGACATCGTTTTACTTGGTCGAACAGGCGCTTTGGACCCCATTACATAGAGGAGATATTGGATAGATTCATGTGCAACCAGAAATGGCGAGCTGAATTTTACGATTGGCTAGCTACAAATCTTATACACTGGGAGTCAGACCACTGCCCAATCATGATGGTGGTTCAAAATAGGCAGAGAATGTTGAATTATGAAAAGACAAGCTTCAATAGAATCCACTACGAGGATATGTGGAGTTCATATGATGGGtgcaaaaatattatgaagaGAGAATGGCTTAATTGGGGAGATGGAAGTAAAGACAACCCTGTTCAGATGTTTACAAAGGTTTCTAAAAGCTCTATGGCTCATCTGAAGTTTTGGAGCAAGGAAGCTTTCGGTAGCAGGGAAAAAAAGCTAAAGAGCCTGATGAAGAAGCTGGAAAGAGCAAAGCAAGGAAATCTTCAGAATGATGATAGGGATGATGTAAGAAGTATTGAGCGGCACATCCAAAACTTGTTGATTGATGAGGAGGTGTACTGGAAACAAAGATTCAGGGCTGATTGGCTAAAAGTGGGGGATAAAAACACAAAGTTTTTTAATCACAAAGCTTCAGCAAGGAAGAGGAAAAATTGA